A window of the Hordeum vulgare subsp. vulgare chromosome 5H, MorexV3_pseudomolecules_assembly, whole genome shotgun sequence genome harbors these coding sequences:
- the LOC123395052 gene encoding pentatricopeptide repeat-containing protein At2g27610-like yields the protein MAAPHATLPPATASPSPRRGRLRRETAEVVRDCKSLDGLMKAGRVADALDLFDRMPRKNVVAWTSAVSGLTRNGRPEAAVEMFADMVESGVALNDFACNAALAACAAAGPGALRTGEQVHSLAVRAGFVGDAWVGSCLVELYARCGSTRAAEAVLARMESPDVVAYTSLVSAFCRSGEFGLAVEALGQMMGRGVIPNEHTVTSILAAACCPPVLGEQIHGYIIKATSSPSQSVYTSSTLVDFYSRNGEFDMAKTVFDNLQCKNVVAWCTMMQLHIRDGRPEDALQLFDEMMSEGVVSPNEFAFSIALGACEFIALGSQLHSLAIKRGLASDLRVSNALLSMYGRIGLVQQLEAMFRGIEDPDIVSWTAAISAYFQNGHGEKAIALLSRMHSQGLTPNDYAFSSVLSSCADLALLDQGRQFHCLALKLGCDVKICTGNALINMYSKCGQIVPARLAFDIMDHCDVTSWNSLIHGYAQHGEVDMALKAFSEMCSDGGEPNESTLLGVLAACNHAGLVDEGVAFFRSAMAGLYGTFLTPSHYACVVDMLGRSGRFDDALCLIEEMPFEPGVLVWKTLLASCRLHGNLETGRLAAKKLVELSDQDSASYVLMSGIHAMHGEWRDADMVRRRMDEAGVRKEAGRSWVEVRNEVHTFVAQDVSHPESPSIYRMLWELSDAMRDTAYDEDVELLDVHMQI from the coding sequence ATGGCCGCGCCGCACGCCACGCTCCCCCCGGCAACAGCAAGCCCGTCGCCGCGCCGCGGCAGACTCCGCCGCGAGACGGCGGAGGTGGTGCGCGACTGCAAGAGTCTGGACGGGCTCATGAAGGCCGGCAGGGTGGCGGACGCCCTGGACCTGTTCGACCGGATGCCGCGCAAGAACGTCGTGGCGTGGACCTCGGCCGTGTCCGGGCTGACACGCAACGGGCGCCCCGAGGCCGCGGTGGAGATGTTCGCGGACATGGTGGAGTCTGGCGTCGCGCTGAACGACTTCGCCTGCAACGCGGCGCTGGCGGCGTGCGCGGCCGCGGGCCCGGGCGCGCTGCGCACCGGCGAGCAGGTGCACTCGCTCGCCGTGCGGGCGGGATTCGTTGGGGACGCGTGGGTCGGGAGCTGCCTGGTCGAGCTCTACGCGCGGTGCGGCTCCACGCGCGCGGCCGAGGCCGTGCTGGCCCGGATGGAGTCGCCGGACGTCGTGGCGTACACCTCGCTCGTCTCGGCGTTCTGCCGGAGCGGCGAGTTTGGGCTGGCGGTGGAGGCGCTCGGCCAGATGATGGGGCGGGGGGTGATACCGAACGAGCACACGGTGACGAGCATCCTGGCGGCGGCGTGCTGCCCGCCGGTTCTGGGTGAGCAGATACATGGTTACATTATCAAGGCAACGAGCTCGCCGTCGCAGAGCGTCTACACGTCGAGCACATTGGTCGATTTCTACTCGAGAAATGGCGAGTTCGACATGGCGAAGACTGTGTTCGACAACCTCCAGTGCAAGAACGTGGTGGCCTGGTGCACTATGATGCAGCTGCACATCAGAGATGGAAGGCCGGAGGATGCACTCCAGCTGTTCGACGAAATGATGTCGGAGGGCGTCGTCAGTCCCAACGAGTTCGCGTTCTCAATCGCTCTTGGTGCCTGTGAGTTCATTGCTCTGGGAAGTCAGCTTCACTCTTTGGCCATCAAGCGTGGCCTGGCAAGTGATCTCCGGGTGTCGAATGCCCTGCTCTCCATGTACGGCAGGATCGGCCTCGTCCAACAGCTCGAGGCCATGTTCCGTGGCATCGAGGATCCAGACATTGTCAGCTGGACAGCAGCAATCTCTGCATACTTCCAGAACGGCCATGGTGAGAAGGCCATAGCACTGCTCTCCCGGATGCACTCACAAGGTCTCACGCCAAACGACTATGCCTTCTCCAGCGTGCTAAGCTCCTGTGCTGACCTGGCATTGCTGGACCAAGGGAGGCAGTTCCATTGCCTGGCCCTGAAGCTAGGATGTGACGTGAAGATCTGCACCGGGAATGCGCTGATCAACATGTACTCCAAGTGCGGCCAGATCGTGCCAGCGAGGCTTGCGTTCGACATCATGGATCACTGTGACGTGACGTCCTGGAACTCGCTGATCCACGGGTACGCGCAGCACGGTGAGGTGGACATGGCTTTGAAGGCGTTCAGCGAGATGTGTTCCGATGGCGGTGAGCCCAATGAGTCGACATTGCTGGGAGTACTGGCAGCTTGCAACCACGCCGGGCTGGTGGACGAAGGTGTGGCGTTCTTCAGATCAGCAATGGCCGGCCTGTATGGCACCTTCCTGACACCCTCACACTATGCCTGCGTGGTCGACATGCTGGGCCGTAGTGGCAGGTTCGACGACGCGCTCTGCCTGATCGAGGAGATGCCTTTTGAGCCCGGCGTCCTAGTGTGGAAAACACTGCTGGCGTCATGCAGGCTGCACGGCAACCTGGAGACGGGGAGGCTCGCCGCCAAAAAGCTCGTGGAGCTCTCAGACCAGGACTCGGCAAGCTACGTTCTGATGTCTGGCATACATGCGATGCACGGGGAGTGGCGTGACGCTGACATGGTGCGGCGGAGGATGGACGAGGCTGGGGTGAGGAAGGAGGCCGGGCGCAGCTGGGTGGAGGTCAGGAACGAGGTGCACACCTTCGTAGCCCAGGACGTGTCTCACCCGGAGTCGCCGTCCATCTATCGGATGCTCTGGGAATTGTCTGATGCCATGCGGGATACAGCCTATGACGAAGATGTTGAATTGTTGGATGTACATATGCAGATTTAG
- the LOC123395051 gene encoding LOW QUALITY PROTEIN: putative receptor protein kinase ZmPK1 (The sequence of the model RefSeq protein was modified relative to this genomic sequence to represent the inferred CDS: inserted 2 bases in 1 codon) — protein MTPTLSLLLATTSMALLLVSRAVAHDTLSLGSSLAVEAFETDILQSPDGTFSCGFYCIYTNAFTFSIWYSKAANKTVVWSANRDRPVHVKRAAFTLQKDGNMVLKDYDGAAVWQAGGNSTNVQHAQLLDTGNFVLKDTDGKVIWQSFDSPTDTLLPTQRMTASTKLVPTTRSHVSGSYIFRFSDLXYDIPEVSDIYWPDPDQTLYQDNRNQYNNTRLGILDSNGSFGSSDFADGQPLVACDAGPGIKRRLTLDPDGNLRLYSLNDLDGSWSVSMAAMSQPCNVHGLCGPNGICHYSPKPTCSCAPGYVMSNPGNWTEGCRAIVNITCDHQEPMKFVKLKHTDFWGSDQKHLLSVSFYYCRNTCMSDCTCKGFQYQEDTRSCYPKASLFSGRTYPTNDVRTIYLKLPARVNVSNTTFPRSDVFDPAPPRLDCNQMSIPPILEVHSTSVEESKWLYFYGFIVAFFVVEVSFIAFAWFFVLRRELRPSEVWAAEEGYKVMASHFRRYSYRELVKATTDFKVELGRGSSGVVYKGVLEDERPVALKKLKHISGGKEEFQAELSVIARIYHMNLVRIWGFCSEGSHRLLVCEYVENGSLATILFGDKSSILLNWKQRFNVAVGVAKGLAYLHHECLEWVIHCDVKPENILLDQNFEPKITDFGLAKLLNRGGSTENTSHVRGTAGYIAPEWISGRPITSKVDVYSYGVVLLELLSGSRVSELTVGSDAEVHMVLRKLVTVLADKLEGNDDSWIDEFVDCKLGGQFSYVQARTLIKMIVSCLEEDARKRSTMESVVQTLLSSDEADK, from the exons ATGACTCCTACTCTTTCACTTCTGCTTGCCACCACTTCCATGGCTCTGCTCTTAGTTTCAAGAGCTGTAGCACATGACACTCTGTCATTGGGATCCTCTCTAGCCGTCGAAGCCTTCGAAACCGACATACTGCAATCGCCAGATGGCACCTTCTCCTGCGGCTTCTACTGCATCTACACCAACGCCTTCACATTTTCGATATGGTACTCCAAGGCGGCAAACAAAACCGTCGTCTGGAGTGCAAATCGCGACCGCCCTGTCCATGTCAAAAGGGCAGCCTTCACCTTGCAGAAGGATGGCAATATGGTCCTCAAAGATTACGATGGCGCGGCTGTGTGGCAAGCCGGTGGCAACTCCACAAATGTTCAGCATGCTCAGCTGTTGGATACTGGTAATTTCGTCTTGAAGGATACCGATGGTAAGGTAATATGGCAAAGTTTTGATTCACCCACAGACACTTTACTACCAACACAGCGCATGACTGCTTCTACAAAGTTAGTGCCTACAACCCGGTCACATGTTTCTGGTAGCTACATATTCCGTTTCAGTGATCT ATATGACATTCCTGAAGTTTCGGATATATACTGGCCAGACCCTGACCAGACTCTCTATCAGGATAATAGAAACCAGTATAACAACACTAGATTGGGGATTTTGGACAGTAATGGGAGTTTTGGGTCGAGTGATTTTGCTGATGGTCAACCACTGGTGGCCTGTGATGCAGGGCCAGGGATTAAGAGAAGGCTAACTCTAGACCCTGATGGTAATCTCCGGTTGTATAGCTTGAATGACTTAGATGGGTCATGGTCAGTTTCAATGGCAGCAATGTCTCAACCTTGCAACGTCCATGGCTTATGCGGTCCTAATGGAATCTGTCACTACTCACCTAAACCTACATGTTCATGTGCACCAGGCTATGTGATGAGCAACCCTGGTAATTGGACTGAAGGCTGTAGGGCTATTGTCAACATAACATGTGATCATCAGGAACCTATGAAGTTTGTGAAGCTCAAGCATacagatttttggggctctgatcAGAAACATTTGCTCTCGGTTTCCTTTTATTATTGTAGGAATACCTGCATGAGTGACTGCACCTGCAAAGGCTTTCAATACCAGGAAGATACAAGGTCATGCTACCCAAAAGCTAGCCTTTTCAGTGGACGGACCTACCCAACAAACGATGTGCGGACAATATATCTCAAGCTCCCTGCCAGGGTAAATGTTTCAAATACAACTTTCCCTCGCTCCGACGTGTTTGATCCTGCACCACCTCGTCTTGACTGCAACCAGATGAGCATACCACCAATTCTAGAAGTGCATAGCACCAGTGTGGAAGAGTCAAAGTGGTTATACTTCTACGGTttcatagttgcatttttcgttgTTGAAGTTTCCTTTATAGCATTCGCATGGTTCTTTGTTTTAAGAAGAGAGCTTAGGCCATCTGAAGTATGGGCAGCCGAGGAAGGATACAAGGTGATGGCTAGTCATTTTAGAAGATACAGTTACAGAGAACTTGTGAAGGCGACGACGGATTTCAAGGTCGAGCTAGGAAGGGGAAGCTCAGGCGTGGTGTACAAGGGTGTCCTAGAAGATGAAAGACCGGTTGCTCTGAAGAAGCTGAAGCATATAAGTGGTGGCAAAGAAGAGTTCCAGGCTGAGCTGAGTGTGATTGCTAGGATTTACCACATGAATCTAGTGAGAATATGGGGTTTTTGCTCAGAAGGATCCCACAGGCTGTTGGTTTGTGAATATGTCGAGAATGGCTCACTGGCTACCATTTTATTCGGTGACAAAAGCAGCATCTTGCTGAACTGGAAGCAACGGTTCAATGTTGCAGTAGGTGTTGCGAAAGGATTGGCCTATCTTCACCATGAGTGCCTAGAATGGGTCATTCACTGTGATGTGAAACCCGAGAATATACTCTTGGACCAAAACTTTGAGCCTAAGATCACCGACTTTGGGTTGGCAAAGTTACTAAACCGAGGTGGATCCACCGAGAACACGTCTCATGTGCGAGGGACAGCGGGCTACATTGCTCCCGAGTGGATCTCCGGCCGCCCTATCACGTCGAAAGTCGATGTGTACAGCTACGGGGTCGTGCTTCTCGAGCTTTTATCTGGAAGCAGAGTCTCGGAGCTGACCGTTGGTTCAGATGCAGAGGTGCACATGGTGCTCAGGAAGCTTGTCACAGTGCTTGCGGATAAACTGGAAGGAAATGATGATTCCTGGATTGATGAATTTGTGGATTGCAAATTGGGTGGGCAGTTCAGCTATGTGCAGGCtagaacattgatcaaaatgatCGTTTCTTGTTTGGAGGAAGATGCAAGAAAGAGGTCGACTATGGAATCTGTTGTTCAGACTCTCCTATCATCTGATGAAGCTGATAAGTAG